From Pseudoleptotrichia goodfellowii, a single genomic window includes:
- a CDS encoding methionine ABC transporter ATP-binding protein, with product MEKFITLNNLVKIYKTSEGKELKAVDGVNLEIEKGDVYGIMGLSGAGKSTLIRLINRLEEPTSGEILVNHIVKDKKSIEKKDIMYFQQDELREYRKKTGMIFQHFNLLNSRNVAGNIAFPLEISGWGKNEINARVDELLEIVGLTSKKYNYPEQLSGGQKQRVAIARALANNPEILLSDEATSALDPRTTNSILDLLKDINKKFGITIILITHQMEVIRKICNKAAIMSDGKIIEEGKTRDIFLNPKSSLAKEFVANISHNDDFEVEEKNSGKEKNEGRIKLKLKFTEEQVDKPYIAEIIKKYDAEISILGGSIDKLSDTVVGHLTVEIIAEKEKIDVILKWLEMNNVELEVL from the coding sequence ATGGAAAAATTTATTACACTGAATAATTTGGTGAAAATATATAAGACGAGTGAGGGAAAAGAATTAAAAGCCGTAGATGGAGTAAATCTTGAGATTGAAAAAGGAGATGTTTACGGGATAATGGGACTTAGCGGTGCCGGGAAGTCGACATTGATAAGACTTATAAACAGACTGGAAGAACCTACATCTGGAGAAATACTTGTAAATCATATTGTAAAAGATAAAAAAAGCATCGAGAAGAAAGACATAATGTATTTTCAACAGGATGAACTTAGAGAATACAGAAAAAAAACGGGAATGATATTTCAGCATTTTAATCTTTTAAATTCAAGAAATGTAGCCGGAAATATTGCGTTTCCTCTGGAAATATCAGGCTGGGGAAAAAACGAGATAAATGCAAGAGTAGATGAACTATTGGAAATCGTAGGATTGACTTCAAAAAAATATAATTACCCTGAACAGTTATCAGGAGGACAGAAACAAAGGGTAGCAATAGCAAGAGCTTTGGCAAATAATCCCGAAATACTCCTTTCGGATGAGGCAACGAGTGCTTTGGATCCAAGAACTACAAATTCTATATTGGATTTACTGAAAGATATAAATAAAAAATTCGGCATAACAATAATACTTATTACACATCAAATGGAAGTAATAAGAAAAATTTGTAATAAAGCGGCTATAATGTCTGACGGCAAAATTATAGAAGAGGGAAAAACAAGAGATATATTCTTAAATCCTAAAAGTTCTTTGGCAAAAGAGTTTGTAGCGAATATATCCCACAATGACGACTTTGAAGTAGAAGAAAAAAATAGCGGAAAAGAAAAAAACGAAGGAAGAATCAAGTTAAAGCTAAAATTTACTGAAGAACAGGTTGATAAACCTTATATTGCGGAAATAATAAAAAAATACGATGCAGAAATAAGTATATTAGGCGGCTCTATTGATAAGCTGAGTGATACGGTAGTAGGTCATCTGACGGTAGAAATTATTGCAGAAAAAGAAAAAATAGACGTTATATTAAAATGGCTTGAAATGAATAATGTAGAATTGGAGGTATTATAG
- a CDS encoding methionine ABC transporter permease, whose amino-acid sequence MLIPLWETIYMVAIATAVSLLIGLPIGVLLVVSDSKGVKPNKTLHKILDMILVNITRSIPFVILMVLLIPLSRMIVHKSYGSIAFIVPLSLGAAPFVARIIEGALKEVDEGLIEASKSMGATTWEIIIKVMIPEAMPALIHGLTLTIISLIGYSAIAGSIGGGGLGNSAVVDGYTRSNPEIMWQATIVIIILVQIIQFIGDFFVKIINKKRTK is encoded by the coding sequence ATGCTGATACCTCTTTGGGAAACAATATATATGGTTGCAATAGCGACAGCCGTATCTCTTCTAATAGGACTTCCGATAGGAGTGCTACTCGTTGTCAGTGATTCAAAAGGTGTCAAGCCGAATAAAACTTTGCATAAAATACTTGATATGATATTGGTAAACATTACAAGATCCATACCTTTCGTAATATTAATGGTGCTCCTTATACCGTTATCCAGAATGATAGTACATAAATCTTACGGAAGTATTGCATTTATAGTTCCTTTATCTTTGGGAGCGGCTCCTTTTGTAGCGAGAATAATAGAAGGAGCATTAAAAGAAGTGGACGAAGGTCTGATTGAAGCATCAAAATCAATGGGAGCGACGACTTGGGAAATAATCATTAAAGTTATGATACCCGAAGCAATGCCTGCATTAATTCACGGCTTGACATTGACAATAATAAGCTTAATCGGATATTCGGCAATAGCCGGTTCGATTGGAGGAGGAGGACTAGGAAACTCTGCTGTTGTAGATGGCTATACGAGATCAAATCCTGAAATAATGTGGCAGGCAACAATAGTTATAATTATACTGGTTCAAATAATCCAGTTTATAGGAGACTTTTTTGTGAAAATTATAAATAAAAAGAGAACAAAATAA